Proteins co-encoded in one Epinephelus moara isolate mb chromosome 13, YSFRI_EMoa_1.0, whole genome shotgun sequence genomic window:
- the pde6gb gene encoding phosphodiesterase 6G, cGMP-specific, rod, gamma, paralog b, whose protein sequence is MNLEPPKPEIKSATRVTGGPATPRKGPPKFKQRQTRQFKSKPPKKGIQGFGDDIPGMEGLGTDITVICPWEAFNHLELNELAKYGII, encoded by the exons ATGAACCTTGAGCCGCCAAAACCTGAGATCAAGTCGGCCACCCGTGTCACCGGAGGCCCCGCCACCCCACGCAAGGGACCACCCAAGTTCAAGCAGAGGCAGACCCGCCAGTTCAAGAGCAAGCCTCCGAAGAAGGGAATCCAGGG TTTTGGTGATGATATCCCTGGAATGGAGGGCTTAGGCACAG ACATCACTGTCATTTGCCCATGGGAGGCCTTTAATCACCTGGAGCTGAATGAGCTGGCCAAATACGGCATCATCTGA